One window of the Nicotiana tabacum cultivar K326 chromosome 4, ASM71507v2, whole genome shotgun sequence genome contains the following:
- the LOC107831980 gene encoding uncharacterized protein LOC107831980 produces MRWERVGVHGGGGPGKRWGHTCNSVFGGKLLYVFGGYGKDNRHSNKVHVFDTVNRMWSEPVMKGTLPTPRDSHSCTNIGDNLFVFGGTNGREPLNDLHILDTSSNTWISPSLRGDRPNPREGHSAALIGKRLFIFGGCGKYDDTEIYYDDVYVLNTETFVWKRIVPSGTPPCKRESHSCSSWNNKIIIIGGEDTSSFYLSDVHILDTDTLVWCKLNTTGQNLPPRAGHTTVAFGKNLFVFGGFANDQSLFNDVYVLDVAAGTWTEVMPTGEGPSARFSVAGDCLDPHLGGALVFIGGCDNNLQPLEDMYYLYTGLVREAERDERRIEKLSLRKQLKLKCQEQQALASPYDNALVGFENNANVHHQLPLNYTQPSRQNIYLNEYQTPLGKKTFQAKVTKSFPDGYTIETVIDGKPLRGVLFSNKPRPEQTPCNDSIRIRNTGSGETGNEKPNNDHNSVKEVTRPTETNVNNFQQADVSGGKSIRNEAPVGDVTAEMKSPSPSNASPAQEVHDVSKSSAVPDVNLESSRASDPADCGTTISKVNATATNDS; encoded by the exons ATGAGATGGGAAAGAGTGGGTGTACATGGAGGTGGTGGGCCTGGGAAAAGGTGGGGCCACACCTGTAACTCTGTCTTCGGAGGTAAGCTTCTCTACGTCTTCGGTGGCTATGGCAAAGACAACAGACATTCCAATAAAGTTCACGTCTTTGACACTG TTAATCGAATGTGGAGCGAGCCAGTGATGAAGGGAACATTGCCCACACCTAGGGACAGCCACAGTTGTACAAACATTGGAGATAATCTGTTTGTGTTTGGGGGCACAAATGGGAGAGAGCCTCTTAACGATTTACATATTTTGGACACTT CTTCAAATACATGGATATCACCGAGTCTAAGAGGCGATCGCCCTAATCCAAGGGAAGGCCACAGTGCAGCACTTATTGGAAAACGGCTTTTCATATTTGGTGGATGCGGCAAATACGATGACACTGAAATATACTATGATGATGTTTACGTATTGAATAcag AGACATTTGTTTGGAAACGCATTGTGCCATCAGGCACTCCGCCATGTAAGCGTGAGAGCCATTCCTGTTCGTCTTGGAATAATAAGATCATAATCATAGGTGGTGAAGACACATCTAGCTTTTATTTGTCAGATGTTCATATACTTGACACAG ATACTCTGGTTTGGTGCAAGTTGAATACTACGGGCCAGAATTTGCCACCGCGAGCTGGGCATACGACCGTTGCATTTGGGAAGAACTTGTTTGTCTTTGGGGGTTTCGCTAATGACCAGAGCCTATTTAATGATGTTTACGTGCTTGATGTTG CTGCAGGTACATGGACTGAGGTCATGCCCACTGGTGAGGGCCCATCTGCCAGATTCTCAGTAGCTGGGGATTGCTTAGATCCACACTTGGGAGGTGCTCTTGTGTTCATAGGTGGTTGTGATAATAACCTTCAACCCTTGGAGGACATGTATTATCTATATACAG GCCTTGTTAGAGAGGCTGAACGAGACGAAAGAAGGATAGAGAAGTTGTCTTTGAGGAAGCAGTTGAAGTTAAAATGCCAGGAGCAACAAGCTTTAGCTTCTCCCTATGATAATGCTCTTGTTGGATTTGAGAATAACGCCAATGTCCATCACCAACTGCCTTTGAATTATACACAGCCAA GTCGGCAGAACATTTATTTGAACGAATACCAGACTCCTCTGGGGAAGAAGACTTTTCAAGCCAAGGTCACAAAGAGTTTTCCAGATGGGTATACCATTGAAACTGTTATAGATGGAAAACCGCTTCGTGGAGTGCTATTTTCCAACAAACCAAGACCTGAACAGACTCCCTGCAATGATTCTATCAG AATTAGGAATACTGGAAGTGGTGAAACTGGTAATGAGAAGCCGAACAACGACCATAATTCTGTTAAAGAAGTTACAAGACCTACAGAAACAAATGTAAACAACTTCCAGCAAGCAGATGTCTCTGGTGGGAAATCTATCAGAAATGAGGCCCCGGTTGGAGATGTTACAGCTGAGATGAAGAGTCCATCCCCCTCTAATGCTTCACCAGCCCAAGAG GTTCATGACGTCTCAAAGTCTTCTGCGGTGCCTGATGTGAATTTGGAAAGTAGTAGAGCGAGTGATCCAGCAGATTGTGGTACTACGATTTCTAAGGTGAATGCCACTGCAACAAATGACTCATAA